The genomic window TCCACATCCACTTATTCATGCATCCCTACCAAACCATCCTCTTCATCTAACTAAGTCAGAGCAACATTTACAGCATCAGCTACAAAAAAGATATTCACCGCGGGAATTGTTAATTCTTTATCCACTTTTTAATTCATTCATTCCTACTGCAGAAACTAATAAACTGTTTGAGACAACATATTATGAATATCGTCGTAACGGCCAGCTTCGCAATGCTTTTCACGTATTAATGCTTATATCACAAGTGTTACCAAATCATGAATGGGCACAGGATATGGCTGCTAATATTGAATTTTTAAAATATAAATCATCATACGAAACAGAAAATGTACTTCAAATAAAAGACACTTTGTTTCTTGAACTACATGTTTTTCAAAACCGCACACTATTATTCCCTCAATTATTAAACTTGTTGCTACAGCAAGATCGCTGGCTGGACGCTACAGCTGTTCTTATAGAGCACCTGCAACAAGATAATTCGTATTACCCTGATTTCCTTCACTTATTATCAAAACATTTTTCAAAAACACAGCAAGCTATCCTTTTATATGACGCATGTAAGCAGACTCCTCCAACGGACACGATGGGGTATCAATTGTTTCAAGCACTTGTAACGCTTGAAAGATATGAAGAAGCAATCAATATTACTAGTAAATATCATTTAACAACTGTACCTATAGAAGAGCTAAGCACAATCATACGAAATGATAACTTGAAAATTGAGAAACTAAACCTTGAGAATCTTCAAAAGTACTTGATTGAACAGACTGAACATATTGACATCTTTGTCACAGCACTGTTAGAGCAGTTATTGAAGGTGAGAGATATTGATTGGATTGTTAAGTGGATTCAGCCTCTTAAGAGTAATAAGGGGACAGCTACTATTGTTAAAATGCTTGAGGATATTACTCGGTTGCAGGATGAACCAGATGAGCAATTACAGCTTGGTAAGCTTTATTACAAATTACATCAGTTTGAAAAAGCGCTAGATTGCTTTAGTTGGGAAATGGAACTCGACCCTGAAAATTATGCGGCTGTACAGTGGGTTACTAAAACGTATCGAGAGCTTGGTATGAACGATGAATATAAAAACTATATGTACTTTTTAACTCATATGAAAAATAACCAGGCTCAATAAATATATCCTTCTCATGACTGTATACACTCATGATTTCATCTTGTATAATCACAAGATATGGAAGAAATGAGGGGGATTTGTGAGTAAAAAAGACTTGAGTTATTTATTTTTGTTAGCATCAGTGTGGGGAGCAAGCTTTTTATTTATTAGAGTTGCATCTCCTGTATTGGGGCCGTTTCTTACAATTGAGCTACGTGTTTTAATAGCAGGCATTTGCTTGCTCGTGCTGACGAAGGTAAGTAAGAGCCCTTTGCAAATTAAAAAGTATTGGAAGCAGTACATGATACTTGGTACTCTTAACGCTGCCATACCATTTACACTAATTGCAACATCAGCTATTTTCTTGAATGCATCTATGACGTCAATATTAAATTCATTGACACCATTATTTGCGGTTATTGTTGGAAGTATTTTTTTACATGAGAAAATCACGTTAAGCAAAATAGTAGCAATATTTCTAGGGGTTTTTGGTGTGACTATACTTGTAGGCTGGAGTGCATTAGAAGTAAACACATGGACTATTGCAGCAACATTATTATCTATCTTAGCGACAATATCGTATGCACTATCAGGTGTATATATAAAAAGGTCGTTTGTTAGTGTGCCACCATTAGTGTTATCAACAACACAACAGTTAGCTGCCGCTATTGTGTTGTTACCTTTTACGGTTGCGACACTTCCTGAATCAATACATGTCAATGGCATCGTTGTATTTTCTGTTCTTGCGCTTGCCATCGTATGTACCGCTTTTGCATACTTAATTTACTTCGAATTAATTAATCAGGTAGGACCTACAAGAACACTAAGTGTAACGTTTTTAGTTCCACTCTTTGGCACAGTTTGGGGCATGCTCTTTTTACAAGAGCATATTACGATAGGTATTATTGTTGGGTTGTTATTAATATTAAGTAGCATAATACTTATTTCTGATATTAGGCTCGTACCTAAGCGTTGGCGTGAGAAGACAAGCAATTCTATTTAATTAGGAGATGATTAGATGAAATGGGTGCGTTTTCGAATCGCAAGACCAACTGACAAAATGAAAGAGATTGTTACTTTTTATGAAAAAGGCTTAGGCTTAACGCGGATTGGTAGCTTTGAAGATCATGCGGGGTATGACGGCATTATGTATGGATTACCTGATTCCGAGTATCATTTAGAATTCACAACACATCGTGATGGAAGTCCATGCCCGGCACCCACTAAAGATAATTTATTAGTATTTTACATACCCGATAAAAATGAAATAAATGAGCTCAAAGAGAGATTAAACCAACTCGGGTATCCTGAAGTGGAACCGGAAAATCCCTATTGGAGGGAAAAAGGTTGCACAATAGAGGATCCTGATGGGTGGAGAATTGTACTTATGAACACGAATTAAATGATTACCACTTGAAACGCCTATTATAGGTGTTTTTTTATCGTTAAGGTTTAACAGATAATGAAGAAAGGTGCCTATTTACATGTACGATAAATAAAACAATTTTGCTACATGAATTAAAAATTTTTAACGCATTCTACAAATAACTTCTGAAGTATAAGCACGTCCCCAAAAATAATTAATCCCACAAAATAGACAAGCCAATTATTTTTTAACTTTATGTTTGTCGTAAAGTATAGTGGAAACGATAATAATAAGCTAAAAAAATACCGGTTGCTACGTTCATGATGACATGTGGCCTGAAAGTAAACAACTATATGCGATTTGTACCATGTCCACTTGTTTTCAATGACTAAACTAATTTGGTTAAAGGAAATATGTTTTCCGTAGACCCACACGATATTCATTTGATAAGGTTAAAATGGAAATTATGAACAGAGGAGATTATTATTTTGGATTACACATCAGATTTAAAACGAGGTGAGCGAGGTGCGTGGCTTAGCATTTTTGCTTACATTTTTTTGTCAATATTAAAGTTAACAGTAGGGATTATTGGTGGATCTGAAGCATTGCGTGCAGATGGTTTAAACAATTCAACAGATGTTATTGCCTCAGTTGCGGTGTTAATAGGTCTTAAGATAGCCCGCAAGCCACCAGATGAGGACCATCATTATGGACATACTCGAGCTGAAACCATTGCCTCATTGGCTGCTGCTTTTATAATGGTTACAGTTGGTTTACAAGTGTTAGTAGATGCAGGGCAGTCTTTATATTTAAATAATAATGAAACACCTGAAATTTTAACTGCGTGGGTAGCACTTTTTTCTTCTGCTGTTATGTTTGGTGTTTATCGCTATAACAGCTTGCTTGCTGCAAAAGTGAATAGTAACGCAATTAAAGCAGCCGCTGCTGACAACAAATCAGATGCTTTAGTAAGTATCGGTGCGTTCGTTGGAATCATTGGTGCAAGGCTTGGGATTGGCTGGTTAGACAGTGTCACTGCATTTTTAGTTGGAATTATTATAATAAAAACAGCATGGGATATTTTTCGCGAATCTACTCATGCATTAACAGACGGATTTGAAGAAGCAATGCTTAAAAAAATAGAAGATACCATTCGAACGACTAAAGGAGTTACATCGGTAAGGTTGATAAAAGGGCGTATGCACGGGAGCAAACCACTTGTTGATGCAACAGTTTGTGTAGACCCTCAAATTACTGTGTATGATGGTCATAAAATAACTGAAGACATTGAAAGAAGAATGAAGCAAGAACATAATATTACCTATGTTCACATTCATATTGAACCGGAATCAAAGGATAACAAGTAGCTTGTTTTTACTTTTTAAGTAATGAATGTAGCAGTGCACTTAATTGGTTATCCAGAGGTTATTGTTCACTGTATGTTTTATATTGCACACACGGGCAATCGTTAAAAAATAACGGTTGCCTTTTACATGATTAATCGGTTGGTGTAACAAATTAGACAAATTTAGTTAACAAAATTGTAAGGTAACGAGATGTGTGAACATTGGTATTTCAATTCATTAACATGTTATCAACAAACTTATGCACAGTTTTTGTATATATAAACCTAGTTACATTAAGCCATATCAATATTTTTTTGTTTTATCCACATTTTCCACAACAATTCAATTCTTAAAATAATCGTAGTGTGTAATGGTGACAGATATGTGAAATTATTCACAAATATATTGAAATAAGAGTGAAATGAGTATAAGATTAAGACATGAAAGTTAGTGAATTATTTCACAAACAGAACAAAGTTTAATCTATTATACTTTTATAATTTTAGTTATGAAGTGATTCGCAATTAAAAATAAAGGAGTGTCATCAGATGAAAAAAGTACTACAAGGTCCTATTGCAGCGGGTATTTGGACAGTGTTGCGAATTTGGTTAGGTATTCAGTGGCTCCAAGCTGGTATTAATAAAATAGGTGGATTTGACGCAAGTGGTTATTTAAAAGGCGCGATTAGTAAGGCAACTGGTGATCATCCAGCAGTGCAAGGCTGGTATGCATCGTTCCTAGAAGGATTTGCTCTGCCGAATGTTGGATTGTTTAATGTGTTAATTCCTTGGGGTGAAGTACTAGTTGGTATTGGACTTATTTTAGGAGCAGCGACAATCCCTGCGTTGCTAGCGGGTGCATTCATGAATCTGAATTTCTTACTAGCAGGAACAACTAGCACAAACCCAATTTTATATACTGCTGCAGTAATTTTATTGTTTGCTGGTACGGCAAGCTACTATTATGGTGTAGATAGATTCGCCGTTCCATACATCAAGAAAGCAATATTCAAACAAGAACAAAAAGTTACAGTATAGTGTACATTGCTTACCTCCCCTTTTAAGCATAAAAATAGGACTGACTTAGGAGTCAGTCCTTTTCCGTACATGGTGTAGTGGAAATACTATCTCATGTTACACGTTTGTGCTATTGTTACCTTAATCGTTTATGCGCTCTTTCGTCTGCTTGTCTTGAGCGCTCTAATGCCTCAAAGTCATCCTCGTCTGCAAGTTCACGAGAAAACTCGACATCTCGACCATCAGTTTTTAACTCTTTCGGTGTTTGTGGCAATGTTACAGAGTTTTTATCACGATTCTTACGATGTTTATGTCCTCGACCCATGATGAAGCCCTCCGATAACCATAAATTGAAGTCTTATCGACTTCAATAACTAGTTTGGCTTATCCTGACGAAACAATGATAGGAAAGTTTCGGTTATTTAAGAGAAGTTCGAGAAATTAAGAACGAGGATTACGTCCTTTGTAGCCAGCAGCCTGATCAGCCATCTTAAACTCATGTTGATATGTAACCTCTTGCATGCTAGATAAATTACTTTTCGTTGGTTTTTGTCTAAGTCTTTTCTCTTTTGCCATAATGAAAATCCTCCTTTACCACATTTGTTACCAGTATTTACTAACATGGTCAAAATTATTACAGACTTACAATAAAAATTATTACAGACTTACAATAAAAAAATCGGACTTGAAAAAGTCCGATTTTTTACGCTTGTAGTAATTGTTCTTGTTCGTCGGTCGTTTGACGCATTGTATACAACGTATAGCTATCTTTAGCTATTTCATACAAATTGTAGATGTCTTGACCATTGTTAATTTCATGCAATAATGCTTTACGTGTCTCATTAGCAAATGTTACATAAGGTAATTTTTCAGCTGCTTTTTGAGAACGACCATTCACTTTGCGTATGCGCATATATATCGTTTCAATGGTTAATTCGTAGAATAATTCATCAAAAAAAGCATCTTTAGCTTGTTGATTGTACCCTTTGCCATGATAAGGCTTGCCAAGCCATGTTCCTAAAAATCCCGCACCGTCTTGTACATCGAATAAATTAATAGTGCCTATAGGATCGCCCCATTCATCACAAATGGTTCTCGAAATAATTTCACCGCGTTCTTCGGCTTCGATTGTTTGCTTTGTAATAAATAAAAACTCTTCATATGAAGAAGCTTTTTGTCTAACAAATGGATAAACATCAGGATGCATCATTAGCTCATAAAGTGCATGACAATCCTGTAATGATCGCTTTTTTAACATAAAAAAACCCCCTGTAAAGAGGGTGGTTTTGAGCACAAAGCACACACTAAGTGCTTCTGTGGGTCACCCTCGAAATTTTTTGAAATTGCCTTAAAAAATTTCGGGGATGGGAATCGAACCCACTAGAACCAGCTGTTGCTGGTGGCGCACCAATTGCCTTCCCGTATATCATCAAACAACAATGTATAGTTTCATATGAAAAACACAACATTCGTATCATAATCGATTTTCACGTAAAAAGAAATACTTTTTTTATTAATTTTATATGGAAAAATTATCACTTACTTTTGTATATAAATTCACCATGAATCATAGTCATGTCAGGCTTTGCCATGTAGTGGAAGGGATGATGATTCCATACAACAATATCAGCGTCTTTTCCAACTTCTAAACTACCTACTGCATGATCGACTCCTAAATTTCTAGCAGGCAAAATGGTGATACCTTCAAGTGCTTTCTGTTCATCCAGACCTTCTCTAACAGCAAGGGCAGCACAAAGGTTTAAGTATTGTATAGGAGTGTAGGGATGGTCCGTTGTTATAGATACTTCAATACCGTGTTTCGTTAAGATGTCATACGTGCTCCATGTTTTGTTACGAAGCTCTACTTTCGAACGGCGTGTAAAGGTTGGCCCTACACTAACTTTTAGTCCGCGCCCTGCTAGCTCGTCAGCAATTAGGTGACCGTCCGTACAGTGTTCAATTCGTAAATCTAAATTGAATTCATCGGCAAATCGAACAGCAGATATTATATCATCAGAACGATGTGCATGAATCCGAACAGGTATTTCACGCTTTAAAGCTTTTACGATCGGTGCAATTCTTAAATATTCTGGGTTATCATGGTTTTTAGCACGATAAAATTCTTCTCGTAGCATTCCCATAATTCCCATTCTAGTAATGGAGTCTTTGTTTCCAGCACTGTGAATTCTCTTCGGGTTCTCACCGAGAGCAATTTTTAAACCAGCAGTTTCACGTAAAAGCATTTTTGAAATGTTTTTACCATGTGTTTTAATAACAGAGGTTGTGCCACCAATAACATTAGCACTACCAGGCATAATATGGGCAGTTGTAATACCGTATCGAATTGCATCCTGAAACGCAGGATCAAGTGGGTGAGCACTATCAAAAGCCCGAATGTGTGGTGTTAAAGGCTCTATCGTTTCATTTGCATCATTCCCAGCCCAGCCTGTGCCTTCATCGTACAAGCCAAGATGTGTATGCACGTCGATGAAGCCAGGGAATATATATTTATGCGTGCAATCCACAATGGTGTCGGCTTTTGTGGGATCAATATTACCTATTTCGGCAATCTTTCCGTTGATGACTAATATGTCTGCTTGTTCAAGTGGCACTGATGTAATTGGATGAATTTTACCATTTTTAAAAAGTACACGCATGTGTGAATTCCTCTCTTACTAAAAAATAAAAGCATTATTATGATTTTAATATGTCATGGAGTGCTTCATCAAGTATTGGAAATGAAAAAACAAATCCATTTTTTTGTAATTTATCTGGTAAAACATATTGACCTTCCAAAACTAACACGCTCATTTCACCAAGTAAAGTTTTTAATGCGAAGCTTGGGACAGGTAACCAATGTGGTCGATGTAGAACAGCAGCAATCGTTTTTCCAAACTCCTTCATTGTTTTGGGAGTAGGAGCTGTGACATTAACAGGTCCTGAGAGTGGGTGGTCAATAGCAAAAACAATTGCTCTTGCTACATCGTCAATGTGAATCCACGATAACACTTGCTCTCCACTGCCTATTGTTCCACCAGCAAATAGCTTATATGGAAGCAACATCCTTGGTAATGCCCCCTCATCTTTGCCAAGAATAACCCCAAAGCGCATAAGAACAGTTCGAACGTTCAAATCGTTAGCTTGTAAAGCTGCATGTTCCCATTGCGAGACAGTTTGTGCGAGAAAATCGGAGCCTACATGATCTGAATTCTCTGTAAACTTTTCAGCACTTGTTGTACCATATATTCCAATAGCACTCGCGTTGATAAGGACCTTTGGTGGTTCAGGCATTGTTCGCATAATGCGAATAATTTCGTTCGTACTTTTTAAGCGACTGGACACGATACGACCTTTTTGTTCTTTAGTCCAACGCCCATCATTTAATGACTCTCCAGATAAATTGATCATTATATCAATGTTTTGTAATTCTTTTTCAGGTTGAAATTCATCTTTTAACCAACCAACATATGATACTCCAGACTGTGTGCTATTTCTTGGATGTCGAGTTAGAATAATTATTTCATGATTTTGTGCCAGTAAAAGCTGTGTAACAGCGTTGCCAACAAATCCTGTACCTCCGGCAATTGCTATCTTCATAGTAGTCTCCTCCTTTAAATATAAGATGATGTGTTAAAATAAATGATGGGGTGTTGAAAATGGCTATCATTACGAAAATTACGACACAAAAACAATCAAGTGAACGATTTATTATTTTTCTTGATAAGGGACAAGGTGAGGAATACGGGTTTAGTGTCGACCAAGACATATTAATTAAATATAACCTTCGAAAAGGGCTAGAAATTGATGAGCTTGACTTTACTCAAATACAATTAGAAGATGAGCAGAAAAAAGCTTACAACAAAGCGATAGCTTATTTGGCATATCGAATGCGAAGTGAACAGGAAATCGCTGAGTATTTAAGTAAACAGGACTTTGAAGCTACAATTTCAAAAGACGTCATTCACAAGTTAAAAGAATTTTCTTATTTGGATGATAAGGAGTTTGCTTATGCCTATGTTCGAACTCACAAGGCAAGTGGTAAAGGACCTAAGCAAATAGAACGTGAATTAAAGCAAAAGGGCATAGCAGAGCAATATATTATCTCTAGTTTACAAGAGTATCCAGAAATAGAGCAAATCGAAACTGCCAGAAAGCACGCGGAGAAGATTATCGGTAAAAGCAGTAGCCTTTCGAATAAACAGACGGAATTGAAGATTCAGCAAGCGCTTCAACGTAAAGGATTTACTTGGGATATTGTATCATCCGTACTAAATGATCTTTTGCAGGAAGATGAAAATGATGAGTGGCATGCGATAGTGAAGCAAGGGGATAAACTGAAGAATAAATACAGAAATTGTGATGGTTATGAATATCAACAGAAGATGAAGCAAGCGCTATATCGTAAAGGCTTCACAATCGATTTAATAGAACGATATCTACATAATAATGATGAGTAATAAATAACTTTTGTACAATGTCCATAAAATAAACTAAAAATATAGGAATGGTGATTTATGAACATAGTAGAAATTCTAACAGCACTTAGTCCCGTATTAGCAGTCTTTATCTTCCTAATTATATTGAGACTACCTGCAACAACAGCAATGCCTATCAGCTTTGTCATAACAGCGTTTTTAGCATTTCTCGTTTGGAAGGTGCCTTTTATCCAAATTGCTGCTTCGACATTAGAAGGAATTATCGTTGCAGTTTCGATATTGTGGATTGTGTTTGGAGCTATTTTGCTTTTAAATACTTTAAAGTATAGTGGCGCGATCGAATCTATCCGCCAAGGTTTTATCAATATTTCTGCTGACCGACGCGTGCAAATAATAATTATTGCTTGGTTATTCGGTAGTTTTATTGAAGGAGCCGCGGGCTTTGGCACACCACCTGCAATTAATGCACCATTATTAGCCGCGCTAGGGTTTCCGCCACTAGCGGCTGTATCATTAGCTTTAATCGCTGATAGTAGTGCAGTTTCGTTTGGGGCAGTTGGAACGCCAATCATTGTTGGAGTTGATCAAGGATTACGTTCTGGTGCCGATGTAGCTACGAATGTTACGGCTGTTTTAGGAGAAACACCTTTATATGATTTTGTTAGGTCGGTGACAAATACGACAGTTACTATTGATTTATTTGTTGGTACTTTTATGCCATTTATTGTTGTTTTATTACTAACTAGACTTTTTGGAAAAAACAAATCATGGCGTGAAGGGCTAGAAATGTGGAAATTTGCATTATTTGCTGGTCTGGCGTTCACAGTCCCTGCTTTTGCTGTTGCTACGTTGTTGGGACCAGAATTCCCTTCAATGATTGGTGGATTAGTAGGGTTGGCTGTTGTTATTCCTGCTGTCAAAAAGGGATTTTTGCTCCCGAAAGGAGAGGCGTGGGATGACTTTCCAAAAGATCAACTACAGCAAGAGGAACAACCTATACAAATAAAAGCTAAAGCAAATATGTCATTAGCATTAGCGTGGATTCCATATATGCTAGTGGCATTATTGTTGGTGTTATCGAGACTAGAGTTTTTACCTTTTAAAGCTTGGCTTCGTTCGGTTAAGATAGGACAACGTGATATTTTCGGTACCGAAATTAGCTCTTTTTTCGAACCCTTCTACTTACCAGGTACTATATTTGTTGTAGTAGTTCTTATGACGATTTTTATACACAAAATGAAAAAAGAACAATGGGCGGCTGCTTTTAGTGACTCGGCTAAAACAATGGTCGGGACAGCGATAGCTCTTTGTACTGCAGTTCCTATGGTGCGTATTTTCATCAACTCAAGTATTAACGGCGCCAACCTTTCAAGTATGCCTCTTGAATTAGCTGAACTTGTATCACAGGCTGTTGGGAATGGCTGGCCAATTGTTGCACCTTTTATTGGTGCGCTTGGATCATTCATATCTGGGAGTGCTACGTTTAGTAATATGATGTTCTCGTTATTCCAATTTTCCGTAGCAACTCAAATTCAGGCGAGTGAACAAGTTGTATTAGCTCTACAGGTCATGGGTGCTAACGCAGGTAATATGATTTGTGTAGTCAATGTTGTTGCTGCTGCATCTGTCACTGGTATGTTAGGAAAGGAAGGAAGTATCATACGCATTACACTTATACCAATGCTTTTTTATGCTCTTTTAGCTGGTATAATTGGTTTTTTTGCGATATTGTATATGTAAAAAGTAGAGGAGAAGGGGAATGGAGAAGCGTTATTCACAAATGACACGATATGAGTTGCAGCAGGAAATCGGAGCACTTAAAGAAAAGGCAATGAAGGCCGAGCAACATGGTATGGTAAATGAAGTAGCTGTATTAGAACGAAAAATGTCTATGGCTAAGGCATATTTATTAAATCCAGATGACTTCCCCTCTGGTGAAGCGTATATTATTGATGGGGGAGAAGGAGAGTTATTTCAAGTTGAATATTTAAATGGAATCTTTGCCTGGGGTTATCGAACACACACTCCTAATAAAGAAGAAGCGTTACCGTTATCTATGCTTATTAAGAAACAATAGCCTGTCAAATAAATTAAAAAGTCACCAGAGAGAAATTCTCTGGTGACTGGACGCTGTGGGATAGCAGCAATATTTTTTAAGGTCTTTTTTATCTAGGAGCGTTTACGTGTTTGATTTTCGAGAATAATCAAATTTTGCGTTTGCTGCGTTTCGCCGTTTACTTGAGCGTTTGCATGCTTGCGACTCGCCCAAGGTTGGTTAAATGGATTTGAATACAATTGGTCATAGAATTTTTTATGCTTGTTATTCAAAGTGAACCCCTCCTAAAAAGTAAAAACCTTAAAGTAATGGGTAATCTTCATCCTGGCGTTGACCGGATGCCCGCATGCGTTCCTGTGGATGAGTATTTATTGTACCATCAGCGCGTTTGGATGCATACTCGGCTTTTGCGCGTGGCTCTCCTTCAAGCTTGTGGTTATTTAAATTAGGGAAGCCCTGTTTTTTATTTCTCAACATCAAGCCCTCCTTTAAGTGCGGTTTTGTTTATCGCACTATCTGTAGGTTGTGTAAAATGAGGTCAAATTATAATTCCAACATTAGGAGATGGTACCCTTGGACGATTATTATGAAAAGTTAACCAATTACTTACTAGATAAAAATCATAAACTCTCCTATGCTGAAGCCCGTACGTGGGTTGAACTATTATGGGATGATTTTGAAGCAACTTATGCAAAAGCGGGTTGGTCATATTAAGGGAAATCTATGGCACAGCGGGTTGTGAAGCAGTGGATTGAACAATACGGTCCGTCTTTACATGAGTTTGAGGCACATAACACTAAATATAAGCATTTTATGAATAAACAAAATAACATTCATTAAATTGTGATGATCGTTAAGAAGCGCGATGAGCGGCAATAGAAAAAAGCGTAAAAACTATAGGATGTCACAACTTGCCTTAATATTACAATGAAAAGGGTCTGTCCAAAAAGTAAAGTGCCAGGTACCCATTCTC from Bacillus sp. HMF5848 includes these protein-coding regions:
- a CDS encoding M48 family metallopeptidase, whose protein sequence is MSTNTYITIQSHKKTKQLDVKSLAMFHRIKVIKAIDDNKQVHYCVCYKQEFIAVVCEEKHVFPYLERLFSEGIVFENPHPLIHASLPNHPLHLTKSEQHLQHQLQKRYSPRELLILYPLFNSFIPTAETNKLFETTYYEYRRNGQLRNAFHVLMLISQVLPNHEWAQDMAANIEFLKYKSSYETENVLQIKDTLFLELHVFQNRTLLFPQLLNLLLQQDRWLDATAVLIEHLQQDNSYYPDFLHLLSKHFSKTQQAILLYDACKQTPPTDTMGYQLFQALVTLERYEEAINITSKYHLTTVPIEELSTIIRNDNLKIEKLNLENLQKYLIEQTEHIDIFVTALLEQLLKVRDIDWIVKWIQPLKSNKGTATIVKMLEDITRLQDEPDEQLQLGKLYYKLHQFEKALDCFSWEMELDPENYAAVQWVTKTYRELGMNDEYKNYMYFLTHMKNNQAQ
- a CDS encoding DMT family transporter, which gives rise to MSKKDLSYLFLLASVWGASFLFIRVASPVLGPFLTIELRVLIAGICLLVLTKVSKSPLQIKKYWKQYMILGTLNAAIPFTLIATSAIFLNASMTSILNSLTPLFAVIVGSIFLHEKITLSKIVAIFLGVFGVTILVGWSALEVNTWTIAATLLSILATISYALSGVYIKRSFVSVPPLVLSTTQQLAAAIVLLPFTVATLPESIHVNGIVVFSVLALAIVCTAFAYLIYFELINQVGPTRTLSVTFLVPLFGTVWGMLFLQEHITIGIIVGLLLILSSIILISDIRLVPKRWREKTSNSI
- a CDS encoding VOC family protein, whose protein sequence is MKWVRFRIARPTDKMKEIVTFYEKGLGLTRIGSFEDHAGYDGIMYGLPDSEYHLEFTTHRDGSPCPAPTKDNLLVFYIPDKNEINELKERLNQLGYPEVEPENPYWREKGCTIEDPDGWRIVLMNTN
- a CDS encoding cation diffusion facilitator family transporter gives rise to the protein MDYTSDLKRGERGAWLSIFAYIFLSILKLTVGIIGGSEALRADGLNNSTDVIASVAVLIGLKIARKPPDEDHHYGHTRAETIASLAAAFIMVTVGLQVLVDAGQSLYLNNNETPEILTAWVALFSSAVMFGVYRYNSLLAAKVNSNAIKAAAADNKSDALVSIGAFVGIIGARLGIGWLDSVTAFLVGIIIIKTAWDIFRESTHALTDGFEEAMLKKIEDTIRTTKGVTSVRLIKGRMHGSKPLVDATVCVDPQITVYDGHKITEDIERRMKQEHNITYVHIHIEPESKDNK
- a CDS encoding DoxX family protein → MKKVLQGPIAAGIWTVLRIWLGIQWLQAGINKIGGFDASGYLKGAISKATGDHPAVQGWYASFLEGFALPNVGLFNVLIPWGEVLVGIGLILGAATIPALLAGAFMNLNFLLAGTTSTNPILYTAAVILLFAGTASYYYGVDRFAVPYIKKAIFKQEQKVTV
- a CDS encoding YfhD family protein, with the translated sequence MGRGHKHRKNRDKNSVTLPQTPKELKTDGRDVEFSRELADEDDFEALERSRQADERAHKRLR
- a CDS encoding YfhE family protein, whose protein sequence is MAKEKRLRQKPTKSNLSSMQEVTYQHEFKMADQAAGYKGRNPRS
- a CDS encoding GNAT family N-acetyltransferase, whose translation is MLKKRSLQDCHALYELMMHPDVYPFVRQKASSYEEFLFITKQTIEAEERGEIISRTICDEWGDPIGTINLFDVQDGAGFLGTWLGKPYHGKGYNQQAKDAFFDELFYELTIETIYMRIRKVNGRSQKAAEKLPYVTFANETRKALLHEINNGQDIYNLYEIAKDSYTLYTMRQTTDEQEQLLQA
- a CDS encoding amidohydrolase, giving the protein MRVLFKNGKIHPITSVPLEQADILVINGKIAEIGNIDPTKADTIVDCTHKYIFPGFIDVHTHLGLYDEGTGWAGNDANETIEPLTPHIRAFDSAHPLDPAFQDAIRYGITTAHIMPGSANVIGGTTSVIKTHGKNISKMLLRETAGLKIALGENPKRIHSAGNKDSITRMGIMGMLREEFYRAKNHDNPEYLRIAPIVKALKREIPVRIHAHRSDDIISAVRFADEFNLDLRIEHCTDGHLIADELAGRGLKVSVGPTFTRRSKVELRNKTWSTYDILTKHGIEVSITTDHPYTPIQYLNLCAALAVREGLDEQKALEGITILPARNLGVDHAVGSLEVGKDADIVVWNHHPFHYMAKPDMTMIHGEFIYKSK
- a CDS encoding TIGR01777 family oxidoreductase; amino-acid sequence: MKIAIAGGTGFVGNAVTQLLLAQNHEIIILTRHPRNSTQSGVSYVGWLKDEFQPEKELQNIDIMINLSGESLNDGRWTKEQKGRIVSSRLKSTNEIIRIMRTMPEPPKVLINASAIGIYGTTSAEKFTENSDHVGSDFLAQTVSQWEHAALQANDLNVRTVLMRFGVILGKDEGALPRMLLPYKLFAGGTIGSGEQVLSWIHIDDVARAIVFAIDHPLSGPVNVTAPTPKTMKEFGKTIAAVLHRPHWLPVPSFALKTLLGEMSVLVLEGQYVLPDKLQKNGFVFSFPILDEALHDILKS
- the recX gene encoding recombination regulator RecX, translating into MAIITKITTQKQSSERFIIFLDKGQGEEYGFSVDQDILIKYNLRKGLEIDELDFTQIQLEDEQKKAYNKAIAYLAYRMRSEQEIAEYLSKQDFEATISKDVIHKLKEFSYLDDKEFAYAYVRTHKASGKGPKQIERELKQKGIAEQYIISSLQEYPEIEQIETARKHAEKIIGKSSSLSNKQTELKIQQALQRKGFTWDIVSSVLNDLLQEDENDEWHAIVKQGDKLKNKYRNCDGYEYQQKMKQALYRKGFTIDLIERYLHNNDE